One part of the Aspergillus luchuensis IFO 4308 DNA, chromosome 5, nearly complete sequence genome encodes these proteins:
- a CDS encoding dihydrodipicolinate synthase family protein (COG:E;~EggNog:ENOG410PMQJ;~InterPro:IPR002220,IPR013785;~PFAM:PF00701;~go_function: GO:0003824 - catalytic activity [Evidence IEA];~go_function: GO:0016829 - lyase activity [Evidence IEA]) codes for MVPLTPKFGVYTPLVTFFTEDESLDIENTLTHAKRMAEGDVAGLVLQGSNGEAPHLDHNERKYLVRAVRDHLNELGYVQIQLIVGCSAPSVRETLAHITEAKESGADFALVLPPSYWVSAMSTDVIERFFDDVASSSPLPVLIYNFPGVTGGIDISSDSTIRLAQSNSNIVGCKLTCGNVGKLQRISSTLPTTSFAAFGGKSDFFLPALVAGSNGIIAALANIAPKVHVELLRRYENGDIKGAQELQSLLSHADGALVKVGVTGVKAIVAHCFKYGSGQGRKPLRNSTVATLSADILEPILRVVERERMCN; via the exons ATGGTTCCACTAACGCCTAAATTCGGTGTATACACACCATTAGTGACCTTCTTTACGGAGGACGAATCTCTCGATATCGAAAATACCTTGACACATGCGAAGCGCATGGCTGAAGGCGATGTTGCTGGGCTAGTCCTTCAAGGAAGTAATGGAGAGGCACCACATCTGGATCACAATGAACGCAAATACTTGGTGCGCGCGGTGCGCGACCATCTCAACGAGTTGGGGTATGTGCAGATACAGCTGATTGTTGGATGCAGCGCACCCAGTGTCCGAGAAACATTGGCACATATTACTGAAGCAAAAGAATCTGGGGCCGACTTTGCACTGGTGTTGCCCCCGTCATATTGGGTCTCAGCTATGAGCACTGACGTAATTGAACGGTTCTTCGACGAT GTAGCATCTAGCTCTCCACTTCCAGTTCTGATCTACAACTTCCCTGGAGTGACTGGTGGTATCGACATAAGTTCAGACTCAACCATTCGGCTCGCCCAATCCAACTCCAATATTGTTGGGTGCAAGCTCACTTGCGGAAATGTTGGAAAGCTTCAGCGTATATCATCCACACTTCCTACCACTTCCTTTGCCGCGTTTGGAGGAAAGTCGGACTTTTTTTTGCCCGCCCTCGTAGCTGGGTCCAATGGAATCATCGCAGCTCTTGCCAACATCGCGCCAAAAGTGCATGTGGAATTGCTGAGAAGATATGAGAATGGTGATATCAAGGGTGCTCAAGAGCTTCAATCCCTGCTCAGTCATGCAGACGGTGCTCTTGTCAAAGTGGGCGTGACTGGTGTCAAAGCTATTGTGGCTCATTGTTTCAAATATGGTTCAGGGCAAGGGCGAAAGCCCCTGCGTAACTCTACTGTCGCGACACTGAGCGCGGATATTCTGGAGCCCATTCTAAGAGTGGTTGAGCGGGAAAGAATGTGTAATTAG
- a CDS encoding NAD(P)-dependent oxidoreductase (COG:I;~EggNog:ENOG410PNNB;~InterPro:IPR029154,IPR015815,IPR036291,IPR006115, IPR008927,IPR013328;~PFAM:PF03446,PF14833;~go_function: GO:0016491 - oxidoreductase activity [Evidence IEA];~go_function: GO:0050661 - NADP binding [Evidence IEA];~go_function: GO:0051287 - NAD binding [Evidence IEA];~go_process: GO:0055114 - oxidation-reduction process [Evidence IEA]): MSPSIPQVGWYGLGSMGLGMSLNLQRYLQAKNLPPLRYSNRTISKGDILRDAGAVPEEFDALVQKSNVIFTMISTDDVLMDLLEKASTMGNSLKGKIFVDTSTIHPDTSEWAAKRLKEHGATFIAAPVFGASPVAAAGKLIFAVAGPVTVVETIRPLIMNVMGRSIIEMGEDVRKSSLLKISGNILVISFMEVIAEAQVFAEVAGIGTEQMEDFIGNMFGSVLQSYSKRITSGAYAPPLDTAPGFAAALACKDMKHALSIADSHKVRLHTLETASKRLNTAREYAGENLDSSAIYGTARQEAGLSFWSAKSRQQSESS; this comes from the exons ATGAGCCCATCTATCCCACAGGTTGGCTGG TACGGCCTTGGATCTATGGGCCTTGGCATGTCGTTGAACCTCCAGAGGTACCTTCAAGCAAAGAACCTGCCCCCGCTTCGATACAGCAACAGAACAATCTCCAAGGGAGATATTCTTCGCGATGCAGGGGCTGTGCCAGAAGAATTCGATGCACTGGTTCAGAAATCCAATGTAATTTTCACAATG ATCTCCACCGATGATGTATTGATGGATCTATTAGAGAAGGCTTCCACCATGGGGAACTCTCTAAAGGGTAAAATCTTCGTTGACACATCTACTATTCACCCAGACACGTCTGAGTGGGCAGCGAAACGTCTCAAAGAGCATGGTGCGACATTCATTGCAGCACCAGTGTTTGGCGCAAGCCCAGTCGCAGCCGCTGGCAAGCTCATATTCGCTGTTGCTGGTCCTGTTACAGTAGTGGAAACAATCAGACCTCTTATCATGAATGTTATGGGACGCAGCATTATTGAAATGGGAGAAGACGTGCGCAAATCGAGTCTCCTCAAAATCTCAGG GAACATCCTTGTCATCAGCTTCATGGAGGTCATTGCTGAAGCACAGGTCTTTGCCGAGGTAGCAGGAATCGGCACTGAGCAGATGGAAGACTTTATTGGAAATATGTTCGGGTCCGTATTGCAAAGTTACAGCAAACGAATTACGAGTGGAGCTTATGCACCTCCTTTGGACACAGCGCCTGGGTTTGCGGCGGCTCTTGCATGCAAGGACATGAAGCACGCTCTATCTATTGCCGACAGTCATAAGGTCCGCCTACACACGCTTGAAACGGCTTCCAAACGGCTAAATACTGCACGCGAGTATGCTGGCGAGAACTTAGATAGCTCCGCTATCTATGGCACTGCTCGTCAAGAGGCGGGGCTGTCATTCTGGAGTGCGAAGAGTCGGCAACAGAGCGAATCCTCTTAG
- a CDS encoding uncharacterized protein (COG:K;~EggNog:ENOG410PYGI;~InterPro:IPR036236,IPR013087,IPR007219;~PFAM:PF00096,PF04082;~go_function: GO:0003677 - DNA binding [Evidence IEA];~go_function: GO:0008270 - zinc ion binding [Evidence IEA];~go_process: GO:0006351 - transcription, DNA-templated [Evidence IEA]), whose translation MAADPAKPPEESLIPDSSRPYPCDECTKTFTRNENLRRHKRARHDRAPSYDFECDGCHAVFTRSDVFKRHRGRCRVEGSNDHMSRPETSPQQSCQGTDDMPPLLTATNVLTSTEAPAANIMPGDHFWEGHSSFATSLSRDNILPSPMSHYDLEGYVKVYFEHFHPSLPLLHRPTFTVSSAPKLLLKAVAVIGSLCSTTICNDEEAQACVHWRRTTWQSGQQELRNMVSNQCGEIRKPWVMQAWILDMIYGVYAGGEACQFRTAREMLRQIIDAVREVGLSQQEIAMPESQSWLYDISYPHGDEPRTLYARWTSYIAAESTRVALYTLIFLDSHVFVPCNSRPLMSSMELAWELPFPTKLWEAKDPEIWIRRFGEYFGVPAFTFTNDLLQRPRGLAAASLTMATQQVMTEAPGAELAAALEASPFAVFCVLANLDTLVRDFTRCYYQMPPSYSDPNPFHILTQSQTKSVHMAIRNIGKIVKDAATASDSPEFFQWRTNALFIVSLQVNLCRPDQLLIGGIVDNSLVAGLAASTHLMRGNFVAVRRSAPSLAPRLGSNEGVIALLSELSAALASIFSDGSQNLSYEAPWVTVTSYGVLLCIWGALRCATTEIRDHLNTFNELPRTSEPCMLIFNALIEATLLYSPATRRDRDVRDPRLWSRDREVFSTLLEQGQLLFADLVKIFCQQRLVWSIGPSMLAVLREIPDAATCDSE comes from the exons ATGGCTGCTGACCCTGCAAAGCCCCCAGAAGAGAGCCTGATTCCCGATTCATCTCGCCCATACCCTTGCGACGAATGTACGAAAACTTTCACCAGAAAT GAGAATTTGCGACGACATAAGCGTGCTC GCCATGATCGTGCCCCGAGTTATGATTTTGAATGTGATGGCTGTCACGCTGTTTTTACCAGAAG CGACGTGTTCAAGAGGCACCGGGGTCGTTGCCGCGTTGAAGGATCGAATGATCATATGTCTCGACCGGAAACGAGTCCGCAGCAGAGCTGCCAGGGAACTGATGACATGCCACCGCTTTTAACTGCGACCAATGTCTTAACTTCCACCGAGGCGCCGGCCGCGAATATTATGCCTGGGGATCACTTTTGGGAGGGACATAGCTCCTTTGCTACTAGTCTTTCTCGAGATAACATATTGCCGTCCCCGAT GAGCCACTATGACCTAGAAGGATATGTCAAAGTCTATTTTGAGCacttccatccttctctaCCCTTGTTACATCGGCCCACGTTTACTGTATCATCAGCACCAAAGCTATTGCTCAAAGCTGTAGCTGTGATAGGTAGCCTATGTTCGACGACCATATgcaatgatgaagaagctcaagctTGTGTACACTGGCGTCGTACCACCTGGCAAAGTGGACAACAGGAACTTCGAAATATG GTCTCCAATCAATGTGGCGAAATACGGAAACCCTGGGTGATGCAAGCCTGGATACTTGACATGATCTATGGGGTCTACGCAGGAGGAGAGGCATGCCAGTTCCGGACAGCACGAGAGATGCTACGGCAGATTATTGAT GCTGTACGCGAGGTCGGACTCTCTCAACAAGAGATTGCCATGCCAGAGTCACAGTCCTGGCTGTATGACATCAGTTATCCCCACGGAGACGAACCGCGAACACTCTATGCTCGATGGACCTCCTATATAGCCGCCGAGTCCACGCGAGTGGCGCTCTATACGTTGATTTTCCTGGACTCACACGTATTCGTACCCTGCAATTCTCGGCCACTAATGTCTTCAATGGAACTTGCCTGGGAGCTCCCTTTCCCCACCAAACTCTGGGAGGCCAAAGACCCTGAAATATGGATTCGGAGGTTCGGCGAATATTTCGGTGTCCCTGCTTTTACATTCACCAACGATCTGCTTCAACGGCCTCGCGGATTAGCAGCGGCATCCTTGACGATGGCAACGCAGCAAGTCATGACTGAAGCTCCCGGTGCCGAATTAGCTGCTGCCCTAGAAGCATCTCCGTTCGCAGTGTTCTGCGTTCTTGCAAATCTCGATACCTTGGTGCGGGACTTCACACGGTGTTACTACCAAATGCCGCCAAGCTATTCTGATCCCAACCCATTTCATATTCTGACTCAAAGTCAGACCAAGAGTGTTCATATGGCAATACGTAATATTGGGAAGATCGTGAAAGACGCGGCTACAGCGAGTGACAGCCCTGAGTTTTTTCAATGGAGAACAAACGCACTATTTATTGTATCCCTCCAGGTCAATTTGTGTCGACCTGACCAGCTGCTGATCGGGGGCATCGTTGATAATAGCTTGGTTGCCGGCCTGGCTGCCTCGACCCATCTTATGAGAGGTAACTTTGTCGCGGTTCGCCGATCTGCACCTTCGTTGGCCCCTCGTCTTGGCAGCAACGAAGGCGTAATAGCTTTACTCAGTGAGCTTTCTGCAGCCCTCGCCAGCATATTTAGCGATGGTTCGCAAAATCTTTCTTATGAGGCGCCCTGGGTCACAGTTACCAGCTACGGGGTTCTTCTGTGTATCTGGGGAGCGCTCAGGTGTGCAACCACTGAGATTCGTGACCATTTGAACACATTCAACGAACTCCCACGGACATCCGAACCATGTATGCTGATCTTCAACGCCCTCATTGAAGCCACCTTGCTGTACTCTCCGGCGACGAGACGTGACCGAGATGTTCGAGATCCACGCTTGTGGTCTAGAGACCGTGAAGTCTTTTCTACTTTATTAGAGCAAGGGCAGTTGTTGTTCGCAGATCTAGTCAAGATTTTCTGCCAGCAGCGACTTGTGTGGAGCATCGGGCCGTCCATGTTGGCTGTACTGAGAGAAATTCCCGATGCCGCTACCTGTGATTCAGAGTAA
- a CDS encoding uncharacterized protein (COG:E;~EggNog:ENOG410PVJ9;~InterPro:IPR002821,IPR008040,IPR003692;~PFAM:PF01968,PF05378,PF02538;~go_function: GO:0003824 - catalytic activity [Evidence IEA];~go_function: GO:0016787 - hydrolase activity [Evidence IEA]), which translates to MPKITTTKPLRISIDRGGTFTDCICQVVDGPDIVAKILSVDPKNYADAPTEAIRRVLEQYYGSPIPRGTELDLRDVEWIRMGTTVATNALLERKGEKTALLITEGFKDVLQIGTQSRPHMFDLTIRRPIPLYSKTFEIRERVTVQNCSDSDLRNIHLTSPEPVDSVIAASGEIIQVLQPLDTASTKVQLQSIYKEGFRSLAVCLMHSYSFPKHELEIRDMALEIGFENVSLSHEISSRPKLVPRGNSTVIDAYLTPSIKQYLEKFSRSFPNIGNSRTRLEFMQSDGGLVPSSSLSGLRSILSGPAGGVIGFSRTCFDTETRAPVIGFDMGGTSTDVSRYDGELDHIFETITAGITIHAPQLNVNTIAAGGGSILTWRNGLMSVGPESASSNPGPACYRKGGPLTVTDANLALGRLIPEEFPSVFGVNEDEPLDRDIVLTKFQELTQVINKETGMSLTWAEVADGFLQVANSAMCGPIRSLTLEKGHDVAKHQLASFGGAGGQHACAIASDLGIKRVLIHKYSSILSAYGIGLAEVVHEEERVCAKAFEGSAIDVINDSLDSLVDYARCSKTMESFSNIRAYRFLNMRWRYNGSETSIMIPWESPDSDAKQAFVKAHHQQFGFTPVNRVVYVDTIRVRVIGCSVSPEDSSYLQVKSPSISTSATAGATPSSRVSTRFSSIGWVNTPIYHLNTLSEGTEIEGPAMIIDKTQTVVVSPDSKATITRDLLILDIDQPAPKSTSSETIDPIQLSIFRHRFMGVAEQMGRVLQNVSTSANIKERLDFTCAIFTPEGELVANAPHVPAMIGSMAFAVKSQITEWRGKLQDGDVLLSNTPAYGGVHLPDLTVITPVFDAAGRNIIFWAASRGHHADVGGILPGSMPPTSKLLSEEGAIFNSHLLVRAGHFDEDELHRVLCVEPARFPGSSGSRRYQDNVTDLKAQVAANHCGTRLMQRLIEEYSLPTVQVYMRAIQEAAELAVRTLLKRLAHERRGEDISAVDYMDDGTPIKLKVTINPTDGSAIFDFTGTGPEVYGNWNAPIAICNSAVIFALRCMVDSDIPLNHGCIKPVQIIVPNGSLLCPDSEAAVCAGNVLTSQRIVDVIFKSFRVCAASQGCMNNLTFGNDGENGFGYYETIAGGSGGGPSWAGTDGVHTNMTNTRITDPESLERRYPVILRRFSFRSGSGGAGIYPGGDGVIRDIELRLPMSVSILSERRSFAPYGMAGGEDGQRGKNTWITKAGRCINVGGKNSIRVQRGDRFVIETPGGGGYGAPEDGVSRKRDESVVMPAFIPVANGSVAANRTLAEQV; encoded by the exons ATGCCCAAGATTACAACCACGAAGCCATTACGCATATCAATTG ACCGAGGCGGGACCTTTACGGATTGCATTTGCCAAGTCGTCGATGGGCCTGATATTGTAGCAAAGATCTTATCCGTGGACCCGAAGAACTATGCGGATGCGCCGACTGAGGCAATCCGTCGCGTCCTAGAGCAATACTATGGTTCTCCTATCCCGCGTGGAACAGAGCTCGACCTGAGAGACGTCG AATGGATCCGTATGGGTACAACAGTTGCAACAAATGCATTACtcgagagaaaaggagagaagacagCCTTACTGATTACCGAAGGCTTCAAGGATGTTCTTCAAATCGGAACCCAGAGCCGGCCCCATATGTTTGACTTGACAATCCGGCGGCCGATACCCTTGTATTCAAAAACCTTTGAGATACGAGAGCGAGTAACTGTGCAAAATTGCAGCGACTCAGATCTCCGCAATATTCATTTGACCTCTCCAGAGCCTGTGGATTCCGTCATTGCAGCATCAGGAGAGATAATTCAAGTACTCCAGCCCCTGGATACGGCCAGCACAAAAGTTCAACTCCAAAGTATTTACAAAGAAGGGTTTCGCTCCCTGGCAGTGTGCCTGATGCACTCGTACAGCTTCCCAAAGCACGAACTAGAAATCAGAGATATGGCACTCGAAATTGGGTTTGAGAATGTGTCACTCTCACATGAGATATCTTCAAGACCAAAGCTCGTCCCCCGTGGTAACTCCACGGTAATTGACGCATATTTGACACCGAGTATCAAACAATATCTTGAAAAGTTCTCCAGAAGCTTCCCCAATATAGGTAATTCTCGGACGCGACTAGAATTCATGCAATCAGACGGAGGCCTGGTGCCCTCGTCTAGTCTTTCAGGGCTTCGCTCTATACTCTCAGGGCCAGCTGGAGGCGTTATTGGCTTTTCTCGAACATGCTTCGATACTGAAACTCGAGCTCCGGTGATTGGTTTTGATATGGGAGGAACCAGCACTGATGTTAGTCGATATGACGGTGAACTGGATCATATCTTCGAGACAATAACTGCCGGGATCACTATCCACGCTCCACAGCTGAATGTCAATACAATTGCCGCTGGGGGCGGTAGTATCCTGACCTGGAGGAATGGGCTCATGTCGGTCGGACCCGAGAGCGCCTCTTCTAATCCTGGTCCTGCTTGTTACCGGAAAGGAGGTCCACTGACCGTTACAGATGCAAATCTCGCGCTCGGCCGTTTGATCCCTGAAGAATTTCCATCTGTCTTTGGTGTTAATGAAGATGAGCCATTAGACAGAGACATCGTTCTCACTAAATTCCAGGAGCTGACCCAGGTTATAAACAAGGAGACTGGCATGTCACTTACATGGGCAGAGGTTGCAGATGG CTTCCTACAGGTCGCAAATTCTGCAATGTGTGGACCCATCCGGAGTTTGACTCTGGAGAAGGGCCATGATGTTGCAAAACATCAGCTTGCCTCATTTGGAGGCGCGGGTGGCCAGCATGCTTGTGCTATTGCCAGCGACCTTGGTATCAAACGCGTGCTCATTCACAAGTATTCCTCTATCTTGTCTGCCTACGGGATTGGACTAGCAGAAGTTGTACATGAAGAGGAACGAGTCTGCGCGAAAGCCTTTGAAGGGTCTGCCATTGATGTTATCAATGATTCCCTGGACAGCCTCGTCGACTATGCCCGATGCAGTAAGACTATGGAATCATTCAGCAACATCCGGGCTTATCGGTTCCTGAACATGAGATGGAGATATAATGGCAGCGAAACCTCCATCATGATACCCTGGGAGAGTCCTGATAGTGACGCGAAACAAGCATTCGTCAAAGCGCATCATCAGCAATTCGGATTCACTCCTGTGAACCGTGTTGTGTATGTGGACACCATTCGTGTCCGAGTAATTGGATGCAGTGTTTCCCCGGAAGACTCTTCATATCTCCAGGTCAAGTCTCCCTCAATTTCCACGTCTGCTACCGCTGGAGCCACGCCCAGCTCCAGGGTTTCCACACGTTTCAGTTCGATAGGTTGGGTCAACACGCCTATCTATCACCTTAATACACTTTCTGAGGGAACTGAGATTGAAGGGCCCGCTATGATTATTGACAAAACGCAGACGGTCGTCGTGAGTCCAGATTCAAAAGCAACCATCACTCGAGATCTTTTGATCCTTGACATAGATCAGCCAGCCCCCAAGTCGACTAGCTCAGAAACAATTGACCCCATTCAGCTTTCCATTTTCCGACATCGGTTCATGGGAGTAGCGGAGCAAATGGGCCGCGTTTTGCAGAATGTCAGTACCAGCGCGAACATCAAGGAGCGACTGGATTTTACTTGTGCAATCTTCACGCCAGAAGGGGAATTAGTTGCCAACGCCCCTCATGTACCAGCCATGATTGGGAGTATGGCCTTTGCAGTAAAATCCCAGATTACTGAGTGGCGTGGAAAGCTGCAAGATGGGGATGTGTTACTTTCAAATACTCCAG CCTATGGGGGTGTTCATCTCCCCGACTTAACGGTTATTACTCCGGTCTTCGACGCTGCCGGGAGGAATATCATATTCTGGGCTGCTTCGCGCGGCCATCATGCCGAT GTAGGTGGGATACTCCCCGGCTCGATGCCGCCAACGTCAAAGCTCCTCTCAGAAGAAGGTGCTATCTTCAACTCTCATCTGCTGGTTCGTGCTGGTCActtcgatgaggatgagcttCATCGCGTTCTATGTGTGGAGCCAGCACGTTTCCCAGGCAGCAGCGGGTCCCGACGATACCAAGACAATGTCACTGACCTCAAGGCCCAAGTGGCCGCAAATCACTGTGGTACTCGTCTCATGCAACGTCTCATCGAAGAGTATTCTCTTCCCACTGTTCAG GTTTACATGCGTGCAATCCAGGAGGCGGCTGAGCTGGCCGTGCGCACTCTTTTGAAGCGTCTCGCACATGAGCGCAGAGGAGAAGACATATCTGCTGTGGACTATATGGATGACGGAACCCCGATCAAACTGAAAGTGACGATCAATCCTACCGATGGGTCCGCCATTTTCGACTTCACGGGCACCGGCCCAGAGGTATACG GGAACTGGAATGCTCCGATTGCAATCTGCAATTCAGCAGTCATTTTCGCACTGCGCTGCATGGTCGATTCTGATATTCCGCTCAACCATGGGTGTATCAAGCCGGTCCAAATCATTGTTCCCAACGGGTCACTCCTGTGTCCAGATTCTGAAGCCGCTGTCTGCGCCGGCAATGTGTTGACGTCGCAACGCATCGTAGATGTCATTTTCAAGAGCTTTAGAGTATGCGCCGCAAGCCAAGGATGCATGAATAACCTAACCTTCGGCAACGATGGCGAAAATGGATTTGGATATTATGAGACTATAGCCGGTGGGAGCGGCGGAGGCCCTAGTTGGGCTGGAACAGATGGTGTGCACACCAACATGACTAACACGCGGATAACTGACCCTGAATCTCTTGAACGAAGATACCCTGTTATCCTGCGTCGTTTCAGCTTCCGTAGCGGAAGTGGTGGTGCGGGTATATACCCGGGTGGCGATGGAGTTATCAGGGATATAGAGCTGAGACTCCCCATGTCTGTGTCGATTCTTTCGGAACGACGGAGCTTCGCACCTTATGGAATGGCAGGTGGAGAAGACGGTCAGCGCGGGAAGAATACGTGGATCACCAAGGCTGGTCGCTGTATCAACGTCGGCGGTAAGAATTCCATCCGAGTTCAACGTGGCGATCGGTTCGTGATCGAGACACCCGGTGGAGGTGGCTATGGAGCCCCTGAAGATGGGGTCAGCAGAAAAAGGGACGAGTCGGTCGTCATGCCCGCATTCATACCAGTTGCTAATGGCAGCGTGGCTGCGAATCGGACTCTGGCGGAGCAAGTTTAA
- a CDS encoding flavin-containing monooxygenase (COG:Q;~EggNog:ENOG410PIDT;~InterPro:IPR020946,IPR036188,IPR000960;~PFAM:PF13450;~go_function: GO:0004499 - N,N-dimethylaniline monooxygenase activity [Evidence IEA];~go_function: GO:0050660 - flavin adenine dinucleotide binding [Evidence IEA];~go_function: GO:0050661 - NADP binding [Evidence IEA];~go_process: GO:0055114 - oxidation-reduction process [Evidence IEA]), translating to MGSIGDHYEPKARKAASMGRHVPYEIIDEPSRSRRKIRIIVIGAGASALNFAHDIDQSTLDIELVLYEKNPEVGGTWFENRYPGCGCDIPSVNYQFSWAPSPDWTSFYSSAPEILEYFKGIADNYGLRKYIHLDHRVVGASWDEDSEQWQVKIQRGDNPANVLEDRCHILVNASGVLNKWKWPAIQGRETFQGPMLHSAHWDDQVELKGKRVAVIGSGSSAVQIVPTIQPTVSSLKCFIRSASWVTAGFGQRFAGKGGTNFKYTAKQKNIFRHNPQKYLAYRKKIESELNSRFRFILNGSEEQANARAYAERDMRSKLARRPEIADHIVPKDFAVGCRRPTPGNGYLEALCSQNTAVVSESISEITPKGIRTADGVEHEVDVIVCATGFDVSWRPSYPTIGREARSLSEQWKDIPRTYLSITVPNFPNYLIFNGPFGPYGHGSFLPITETLSRHFLQILEKMSSEGVTSFEPKEEAVADFFEHHRKFMPRTAWTSPCRSWFKQGTVDGEVMMWPGSRIHFFETMKQPRWEDYHLRYTTTNRFGYLGNGFAAREFDGSDMSWYLGALEGNEQAYLPDEDFEDFMVK from the exons atgGGCTCTATCGGTGATCACTATGAGCCAAAGGCTCGAAAAGCAGCTAGTATGGGACGGCATGTTCCTTATGAGATCATCGATGAGCCAAGCCGCTCTCGACGCAAGATCCGAATTATTGTGATCGGAGCAGGCGCAAGTGCGTTAAATTTCGCGCACGATATTGACCAGAGTACGTTGGACATCGAGTTAGTGCTCTATGAGAAGAACCCCGAGGTTGGTGGTACTTGGTTTGAGAATCGTTACCccggatgtggatgtgacATTCCCTCTGTGAATTATCAATTCTCATGGGCGCCTTCTCCCGACTGGACCTCATT TTACTCAAGCGCGCCTGAGATATTGGAGTATTTCAAAGGCATCGCGGACAACTATGGGCTACGCAAATATATTCACCTCGACCACAGAGTCGTGGGCGCATCGTGGGACGAAGATAGCGAACAGTGGCAGGTGAAGATTCAAAGGGGTGACAATCCAGCGAATGTGTTAGAGGATCGATGCCACATCCTAGTCAACGCATCCGGGGTCTTGAA CAAGTGGAAATGGCCTGCTATTCAAGGCCGAGAAACCTTTCAAGGGCCCATGCTTCATAGTGCGCATTGGGATGATCAAGTGGAATTGAAAGGGAAACGCGTGGCTGTGATTGGTTCAGGGTCCTCAGCGGTACAAATCGTTCCGACTATTCAACCAA CGGTGTCTTCCCTGAAATGCTTTATCCGTAGCGCCTCTTGGGTGACTGCAGGATTTGGTCAGCGCTTCgcgggaaagggagggacgAACTTCAAAT ATACtgcgaagcagaagaatatATTCCGGCACAACCCTCAGAAATATCTAGCTTATCGTAAGAAGATTGAATCCGAGCTCAACTCTCGTTTCCGATTCATCCTTAACGGCTCGGAAGAGCAGGCAAACGCAAGAGCG TATGCGGAGAGAGACATGCGATCCAAGCTCGCCCGTCGCCCTGAGATTGCTGACCATATAGTGCCAAAAGATTTTGCAGTGGGTTGCCGTAGACCTACACCTGGAAACGGATACCTTGAGGCACTCTGCAGTCAGAACACTGCAGTGGTTTCAGAGTCGATTTCAGAAATTACCCCCAAGGGTATTCGGACAGCAGACGGTGTTGAGCATGAAGTTGATGTGATCGTGTGTGCCACTGGATTTGATGTTAGTTGGCGGCCATCATATCCGACCATCGGTAGGGAAGCCCGCAGTCTGAGTGAACAGTGGAAAGACATTCCGAGGACCTACCTTTCCATTACTGTTCCGAACTTCCCTAACTACCTCA TCTTTAACGGTCCCTTCGGCCCATATGGTCACGGGAGCTTCCTCCCTATCACAGAAACCTTGTCCCGCCATTTCCTCCAAATTCTGGAGAAAATGTCATCGGAGGGTGTCACTTCCTTTGAGCCCAAAGAGGAAGCAGTCGCGGATTTCTTTGAGCATCATAGAAAGTTCATGCCACGTACTGCATGGACATCTCCATGTCGTTCTTGGTTCAAACAGGGCACTGTCGATGGTGAGGTGATGATGTGGCCTGGCTCCAGAATTCACTTCTTTGAAACCATGAAACAGCCCCGATGGGAAGACTATCATCTACGATACACCACAACAAACCGATTTGGATACCTTGGAAACGGGTTTGCCGCCCGCGAGTTTGATGGAAGCGATATGTCTTGGTACCTTGGTGCTTTGGAAGGTAATGAACAGGCATATCTCCCCGATGAGGATTTTGAAGATTTCATGGTCAAATAA